In Helianthus annuus cultivar XRQ/B chromosome 8, HanXRQr2.0-SUNRISE, whole genome shotgun sequence, a single genomic region encodes these proteins:
- the LOC110872140 gene encoding S-adenosylmethionine decarboxylase proenzyme yields the protein METKGGKKSSSSSSKSFYEAPLGYSIEDVRPNGGIKKFRSAAYSNCARKPSASVKMSAIGFEGYEKRLEITFFEPSIFADPQGQGLRALSKAQIDEILNPAECTIVSSLSNEYLDSYVLSESSLFIFPYKMVIKTCGTTKLLLSIPPILRLAESISLTVRSVRYTRGSFIFPNAQSYPHRSFTEEVSVLDAHFEKLGLSSKAYVMGGFDKPQKWFVYSASAGPVSVRDQVYTLEMCMTSLDREKASVFYKTESSSATTMTNESGIRSILPKSEICDFEFDPCGYSMNSIEDGAISTIHVTPEDGFSYASFEAVGYDFNEVSLEQLVQRVLACFEPGEFSIAVGADVASKRLEATCAIEVEGYSVEEKSYEELGCEGSIVYQKFVKKDGSCCGSPRSVLKCGKNWKENEEKEY from the exons ATGGAGACTAAAGGTGGGAAAAAGtctagtagtagtagtagtaaatCGTTTTATGAAGCTCCCCTAGGATACAGCATTGAAGACGTTCGACCAAACGGAGGAATCAAGAAATTCAGATCGGCTGCTTACTCCAAC TGCGCTCGCAAACCATC TGCTTCCGTCAAAATGTCTGCTATTGGTTTTGAAGGTTACGAAAAACGGCTCGAAATTACGTTCTTCGAGCCCAGCATCTTTGCTGACCCGCAAGGTCAAGGTCTCCGGGCACTGTCAAAAGCCCAAATCGATGAGATTTTGAACCCTGCTGAATGCACAATTGTTTCCTCACTGTCGAATGAATATTTGGACTCATACGTTCTATCCGAGTCTAGTCTGTTTATTTTCCCGTATAAGATGGTTATCAAAACCTGTGGGACCACCAAGCTGCTTCTTTCAATCCCGCCTATTTTGAGGCTTGCGGAATCAATTTCTCTCACTGTCCGGTCAGTGAGATACACTCGTGGTAGTTTTATCTTTCCCAATGCTCAATCTTACCCACACCGCAGCTTCACCGAAGAAGTTTCTGTGCTCGATGCTCATTTTGAAAAGCTCGGTTTATCCAGCAAAGCATACGTGATGGGTGGGTTCGATAAACCACAAAAATGGTTCGTTTATTCTGCTTCCGCTGGACCTGTATCAGTTCGTGATCAAGTGTACACACTCGAGATGTGCATGACTAGTTTAGACAGAGAGAAAGCATCCGTTTTCTACAAAACCGAATCGAGCTCGGCTACAACCATGACTAACGAATCCGGCATTCGATCCATCCTACCGAAGTCCGAAATCTGCGATTTCGAGTTTGACCCGTGTGGGTATTCCATGAACTCTATTGAAGACGGTGCCATCTCTACCATCCACGTTACACCCGAAGACGGGTTCAGTTACGCTAGTTTTGAGGCAGTCGGTTATGATTTTAACGAGGTAAGCCTGGAACAGCTGGTGCAACGGGTGCTGGCTTGTTTTGAACCGGGTGAGTTTTCTATTGCTGTTGGTGCTGACGTGGCATCAAAGCGTTTGGAGGCAACATGCGCGATCGAAGTCGAGGGGTACAGTGTGGAAGAGAAGAGTTATGAAGAGCTTGGATGTGAAGGTTCAATTGTGTACCAGAAGTTTGTGAAGAAGGATGGGAGCTGCTGTGGGTCCCCAAGGTCTGTTTTGAAGTGTGGCAAGAACTGGAAAGAGAATGAAGAAAAGGAGTATTAG